A single region of the Gracilibacillus caseinilyticus genome encodes:
- a CDS encoding response regulator transcription factor — MYKMMIIDDESEIRMGLKNYFPWNQIGFDVVQDCVDGKVALNYLDQHDVDVILSDIRMPVLDGIELAKTLHGRSSNIYLIFLSGYKDFSYAKEALKYGVKDYIVKPGKFEEIQEVFSRVKQELDKEWRELDENQASYCENIIRTMKEHIQKQYASICLEDMAEVLNMSPTYISSYFKEKTGVNFSTYLTKIKMEKAAELLVDYHYKTYEISELVGYHNPKNFTRMFKKYYGMTPRDYRTSNMENMES, encoded by the coding sequence ATGTATAAAATGATGATTATCGACGATGAGTCTGAAATTCGCATGGGATTGAAAAATTATTTCCCCTGGAATCAAATCGGCTTTGATGTAGTGCAAGATTGTGTCGATGGCAAAGTAGCATTAAATTATTTAGACCAACATGACGTTGATGTCATCCTGTCTGATATCCGTATGCCCGTTCTGGATGGCATTGAGCTTGCAAAAACACTTCACGGAAGAAGTTCGAATATTTACCTTATCTTTCTTAGTGGCTATAAAGATTTTTCTTATGCAAAGGAAGCACTTAAATATGGGGTAAAGGATTATATTGTGAAGCCCGGAAAGTTTGAAGAAATTCAAGAAGTATTTAGCAGGGTGAAGCAGGAACTGGATAAAGAGTGGCGAGAATTAGATGAAAACCAAGCTAGTTATTGTGAAAATATTATCCGTACCATGAAAGAGCATATTCAAAAACAATACGCCAGTATTTGCTTAGAAGATATGGCGGAAGTATTAAACATGTCCCCAACTTATATTAGTTCTTATTTTAAGGAAAAGACAGGCGTGAATTTCTCCACCTATCTCACGAAAATCAAAATGGAAAAAGCAGCAGAATTATTGGTGGATTACCATTACAAAACCTATGAAATTAGTGAACTAGTCGGTTACCATAATCCGAAGAATTTCACTAGGATGTTTAAGAAATATTATGGGATGACGCCAAGAGACTATCGCACTTCCAACATGGAGAACATGGAATCGTGA
- a CDS encoding MFS transporter — translation MWFANFFIAASLTMVIPFLSLYIETLGNYSDDYVQRWSGWVFAITFLIAFIVSPFWGRFGDKHGRKIFLVFAAFGLGISVLLMGFVTNVPQLFILRMFMGFFTGFISMSQAFISTQTPPNIAGKVLGTLQTGNVTGSLLGPLLGGVLADIFGYAATFQLTSVPLFIAACLVMLGTKEFKSETKQQASEYSPADVLKHIFSKPVLVMVMIVSMFVQLANFSIQPILSLYVNEIHGATSIAFFSGLAFSAAGLGNLLMSRNWGKLGDRIGFEKVLVILLFLSAIFFIPGAFVDTIWQLVIVRFLLGIAIGGVIPIRTAYIRQVSPLDIQGEVLGYNTSIRFLGNIIGPVIGGWIAGMYTISTVFYFSSGLLLASGIGLFYTLKHTAHKQQAEHFPVHS, via the coding sequence ATGTGGTTTGCGAATTTTTTTATTGCAGCTAGTCTGACAATGGTCATTCCATTTTTGTCTTTATATATAGAAACGTTAGGTAATTATTCTGATGACTATGTACAACGATGGTCAGGATGGGTATTTGCCATTACGTTCTTAATCGCCTTTATCGTCTCACCGTTCTGGGGAAGATTCGGTGATAAGCATGGTCGCAAAATATTCTTAGTCTTTGCCGCGTTTGGCTTAGGTATCAGTGTACTGCTGATGGGCTTTGTCACCAATGTCCCCCAGCTGTTTATCCTTCGCATGTTCATGGGATTTTTCACTGGATTTATTTCCATGTCACAAGCCTTTATCTCGACACAAACACCGCCAAACATCGCCGGGAAAGTGTTAGGCACTTTACAAACGGGTAATGTCACAGGCAGCTTATTAGGACCACTGTTAGGCGGCGTCTTAGCCGATATCTTTGGTTATGCTGCCACATTTCAGCTGACATCTGTACCGCTATTTATTGCAGCATGCTTGGTAATGCTTGGTACAAAAGAATTCAAATCAGAAACAAAACAACAGGCAAGCGAATATTCTCCTGCAGACGTGTTAAAGCATATTTTCAGTAAGCCCGTCCTTGTCATGGTAATGATTGTCTCGATGTTTGTCCAATTGGCCAATTTCAGCATTCAGCCAATTCTTTCTCTGTATGTGAATGAGATACATGGCGCGACAAGTATTGCCTTCTTTTCTGGCCTCGCATTCTCTGCAGCAGGGCTTGGCAATTTACTCATGTCACGCAATTGGGGCAAATTAGGGGATCGTATCGGTTTTGAAAAAGTGTTAGTGATACTGCTGTTTTTATCTGCTATCTTTTTCATACCGGGTGCATTCGTCGATACGATTTGGCAGTTAGTCATCGTTCGATTCTTATTAGGGATAGCGATTGGCGGTGTCATTCCGATTCGAACCGCGTATATTCGCCAGGTATCACCACTTGATATACAGGGAGAAGTATTAGGTTACAATACCAGCATTCGCTTTCTAGGTAATATCATTGGCCCTGTCATTGGTGGCTGGATCGCTGGCATGTACACAATTTCCACTGTCTTTTATTTCAGCAGTGGTCTGTTGCTTGCTAGCGGGATTGGACTTTTCTATACGCTGAAGCACACTGCACACAAACAGCAAGCAGAGCATTTTCCGGTGCATTCGTGA
- a CDS encoding cache domain-containing sensor histidine kinase encodes MNNRILIKNILLFVFPLLIPVFILGSFAIVITDKYIKESITANNRNVLQQLEQQTNTVLNEMYLLNLDYNWNPDITLSLRNFFDSEHFNYLDIKMIDYEEGNLRRKEIATSYIHSMYIYYENDNDRVLTSRSGFMNIANMHDDTWLKEYDAKSTNRDIWMENRQISQYDFENEEPVISIYRNIFNSNAQTSEGLIVLNIYQSYFENLISELNNYHNQSIFVLDETNTKLYGNNISEELALEEEIIENRKQTFEVQLDGTSYIVSQLQSDLYPLRYYSMVENNIIYRVPNQLLFLTILFVLSSLILGTATIYYLSRKNARHVGDIIKILNTTNQNEQDLIRHISFKDNEYQYIVRRILKHYIAQNELEKELNEKKYELQAAELLALQNQINPHFLSNTLAIIYWRAMALTGKPNKVTKMVETLTDILNFSLRIRHHTVTLEEEMNNTKNYLEILRVRSDKDFRITWDYHEQDQSIQVLKFVLQPLIENSIQHGMDYESEASQIDIKIKIRTKGDGTIRFTVIDNGQGISKSDLSILRNKLDKDEYVTNHIGLANINKRLSLIYNNQFSFIIKSKRTYGTVITIEHPV; translated from the coding sequence GTGAATAATCGAATATTAATTAAAAACATTCTTCTCTTCGTTTTTCCATTATTGATTCCTGTATTTATTTTAGGTTCTTTTGCAATTGTGATCACAGATAAATATATTAAAGAGTCGATTACTGCTAACAATCGCAATGTGTTGCAACAGCTGGAGCAGCAAACCAATACGGTATTAAATGAAATGTATTTACTCAATCTCGACTATAATTGGAATCCTGATATTACGCTATCTTTGAGGAATTTTTTTGATTCTGAGCATTTCAACTATCTGGATATTAAAATGATCGACTATGAAGAAGGAAACTTGAGAAGGAAAGAAATTGCAACATCCTATATTCATTCGATGTATATTTATTATGAGAATGATAATGACCGTGTACTTACATCTCGATCAGGATTTATGAACATTGCTAATATGCATGATGATACTTGGCTGAAAGAATATGACGCGAAATCAACGAATCGAGATATTTGGATGGAAAACCGTCAGATTTCACAATATGATTTTGAAAATGAAGAGCCAGTTATCAGTATTTATCGCAATATCTTTAACTCCAATGCTCAGACTTCTGAAGGATTAATCGTATTAAATATTTACCAGAGCTATTTTGAGAACTTAATTAGTGAATTAAATAACTATCACAATCAAAGTATCTTTGTATTAGATGAAACGAATACCAAATTGTACGGAAATAATATAAGTGAGGAATTAGCATTGGAAGAGGAGATAATCGAAAACAGAAAACAAACCTTTGAGGTCCAATTAGATGGTACCTCCTATATTGTCAGTCAATTACAATCGGATTTATATCCTCTTCGTTATTATTCAATGGTAGAGAATAATATTATTTATCGTGTACCTAATCAACTGCTATTTTTAACGATTTTATTCGTGTTATCCTCGCTTATTCTTGGCACAGCAACGATTTATTATTTGTCACGCAAAAATGCCAGGCATGTGGGCGACATTATAAAAATATTGAACACGACGAACCAGAACGAACAAGACTTGATCAGACATATATCGTTTAAAGATAATGAATACCAATATATTGTCAGAAGAATTCTCAAGCATTATATTGCGCAAAACGAGCTTGAAAAAGAATTAAATGAAAAGAAATACGAGCTTCAAGCTGCCGAATTACTGGCATTGCAAAATCAGATTAATCCACATTTTCTTTCCAATACACTCGCCATTATTTATTGGCGTGCCATGGCACTGACAGGTAAACCAAACAAGGTCACCAAAATGGTTGAAACGCTCACAGATATTCTGAATTTTTCTTTGAGGATCAGGCATCATACCGTTACCTTAGAGGAGGAAATGAACAATACAAAGAATTACCTCGAAATTTTACGCGTCCGATCGGATAAAGATTTTCGCATTACATGGGATTATCATGAGCAGGATCAATCTATTCAAGTATTAAAATTTGTATTGCAGCCACTTATCGAAAACAGCATACAACATGGAATGGATTACGAATCCGAAGCAAGCCAAATCGATATAAAAATTAAAATCCGGACAAAAGGGGACGGGACTATCCGGTTTACAGTAATTGACAATGGTCAAGGCATATCAAAGTCTGACCTAAGTATTTTAAGAAATAAATTAGATAAAGATGAATATGTCACCAATCACATCGGACTAGCTAATATTAATAAACGATTATCATTGATTTATAATAATCAGTTCTCCTTCATTATTAAAAGTAAACGAACATATGGAACGGTTATTACGATTGAACATCCAGTTTAA
- a CDS encoding YesL family protein, protein MNAVKLTEIARNFCIALLKLVYLNLLWFFFMIIGLGIFGIAPATVALCNVEKSWLEKQHISSIFREYWNQFRFHFVKSNGLAILLFVIGFLLYFDLKFFIDRGGAFNQIISIVLFILSVWFMITVIYILPIYTKYQLKLVDYIKYAFILGMLNPLKTFGMTISAGGMIYLSFYIPQILYSLGISLTCFIVMIIALQAIEDLSALQHKYAK, encoded by the coding sequence ATGAATGCAGTCAAGTTAACAGAGATTGCCCGTAACTTCTGTATAGCTCTACTTAAATTAGTATATCTCAATCTGCTGTGGTTCTTCTTTATGATCATAGGTCTTGGTATATTCGGGATCGCGCCAGCAACAGTAGCATTGTGTAACGTGGAGAAGTCATGGCTGGAAAAACAGCACATATCTTCTATCTTCCGTGAATATTGGAACCAATTTCGTTTCCATTTTGTTAAGTCTAATGGATTGGCTATTCTATTATTTGTGATAGGTTTTTTGCTTTATTTTGATTTGAAGTTTTTCATCGATAGAGGTGGCGCGTTCAATCAAATCATCAGTATAGTCCTATTTATATTATCCGTGTGGTTCATGATTACCGTTATTTATATTCTGCCAATCTATACAAAATACCAGCTTAAGCTGGTTGATTATATAAAGTATGCCTTTATTCTCGGAATGCTTAATCCGTTGAAAACATTCGGAATGACTATATCTGCAGGTGGAATGATTTATTTATCGTTCTATATTCCGCAAATCTTATATTCGCTTGGAATTAGCCTAACTTGTTTTATTGTGATGATCATTGCCTTACAAGCTATTGAGGATCTGTCTGCTTTGCAGCACAAATATGCAAAATAA
- a CDS encoding Gfo/Idh/MocA family protein: MINVAIIGTGAISTSHLKGYLEFKDRCKIVAVCDIYPEKAEKEASEFGLDVTVYRDYSALLEQDDIDLVSVCTPPYTHATIAMEALRSGKHVLVEKPMASSLEECDAMNEAADRNGKILSVIAQNRFTSPMMKLKHVLDTKLMGPILHTQVDSFWWRGHSYYDLWWRGTWEKEGGGCTLNHAVHHIDIFRWMNGMPSEITAVMSNVAHDNAEVEDISVAIGRYPNGSLAQITSSVVHHGEEQQLVFQGKNARVSVPWKLTASQSLGNGFPEKDKDLEMQLQHIYDAQPNLQYEGHVGQIEDVLSAVEGKKEVLVTGRDGRATLELITAIFQSASLGKTVALPLDQTSPFYTTEGILKNATYFYEKTASIDNFQTNDITTGGNYE; this comes from the coding sequence ATGATCAATGTTGCAATAATTGGTACAGGAGCAATCTCAACATCCCATTTGAAAGGATATTTGGAATTTAAGGATCGCTGTAAGATCGTCGCGGTGTGCGATATTTATCCAGAGAAAGCGGAGAAAGAAGCAAGCGAATTTGGGTTAGATGTTACAGTTTATCGTGATTATTCAGCGTTGTTAGAGCAGGATGACATCGATTTAGTATCGGTTTGTACACCACCGTATACCCATGCAACTATTGCAATGGAAGCTTTACGGTCAGGAAAGCATGTACTCGTAGAAAAACCAATGGCGTCCTCTTTAGAGGAATGTGATGCGATGAATGAGGCAGCAGATCGAAACGGGAAAATTTTATCCGTGATTGCCCAGAACCGGTTCACTTCCCCAATGATGAAGCTGAAGCACGTATTAGATACGAAATTAATGGGACCGATTCTGCATACACAGGTAGATTCCTTCTGGTGGAGAGGTCACTCCTATTATGATTTATGGTGGAGAGGCACTTGGGAGAAAGAAGGTGGCGGCTGTACATTAAATCATGCCGTACATCATATCGATATTTTTCGTTGGATGAATGGCATGCCGTCAGAAATTACGGCAGTGATGAGCAACGTTGCGCATGATAATGCGGAGGTGGAGGATATTTCTGTAGCCATTGGACGTTATCCAAATGGAAGTCTTGCACAAATCACAAGCTCCGTTGTTCATCATGGCGAAGAACAGCAGCTCGTCTTCCAAGGAAAAAATGCTCGCGTCTCTGTTCCATGGAAACTAACGGCTTCCCAATCACTTGGCAATGGCTTTCCCGAGAAAGATAAAGATCTCGAAATGCAATTACAACATATCTATGATGCTCAACCAAATTTACAGTATGAAGGGCACGTCGGTCAGATAGAAGATGTATTGTCAGCAGTCGAAGGCAAAAAAGAAGTGTTAGTTACGGGACGAGATGGAAGAGCAACATTGGAACTGATTACTGCTATTTTTCAATCTGCAAGCTTAGGGAAAACAGTAGCGTTACCATTGGATCAAACCAGTCCATTTTATACAACGGAAGGGATTCTGAAGAACGCCACGTATTTTTATGAGAAGACAGCTAGTATTGATAATTTCCAAACAAATGACATTACAACCGGAGGAAATTACGAATGA